One Capsicum annuum cultivar UCD-10X-F1 chromosome 2, UCD10Xv1.1, whole genome shotgun sequence genomic window carries:
- the LOC107855476 gene encoding uncharacterized protein LOC107855476, which produces MVELNGDGQGSDNGSHLPVRFLGRLSQKSVFCPISVVRWDKMPKEKKQVMWDLIEKQCEQNAKNRKKLEVSHASGSKNNARRGRQMEQKLGRPVCRSEVILSTLLKKDDNFVNEERKILADKILEHLPEDQELAISYGVPLKILAHLNDVIEKVFGSEHSGRVHGLGGNVCPSKAFGVFRNHNMNLGSSSSISRQRVEEDLEK; this is translated from the exons atggtGGAACTCAATGGAGATGGACAAGGAAGTGATAATGGTTCACACTTGCCTGTGAGATTTTTAGGCAGACTTTCTCAAAAGTCTGTATTTTGTCCCATATCAGTTGTGAGATGGGATAAGATgccaaaagagaaaaaacaagtaATGTGGGATCTTATTGAG AAACAATGTGAacaaaatgcaaaaaacagaaaGAAACTTGAAGTTTCGCATGCTAGTGGTAGCAAAAACAATGCAAGGAGAGGTCGTCAGATG GAACAAAAATTGGGAAGACCTGTGTGTCGAAGTGAGGTTATTTTATCAACTTTACTGAAGAAGGATGACAATTTTGTGAATGAAGAAAGGAAGATTTTAGCT GATAAAATATTGGAGCATCTACCTGAAGATCAGGAACTTGCTATCAGTTATGGTGTTCCTTTGAAGATACTAGCTCATCTTAACGACGTCATTGAAAAAGTGTTTGGATCTGAACATTCTGGACGTGTGCATGGTTTAGGTGGCAATGTTTGTCCTTCAAAAGCTTTTGGAGTGTTTAgaaatcataatatgaatcttgGTAGCTCAAGCAGTATATCTCGTCAACGTGTTGAAGAAGACCTTGAGAAATAG